tataaaaaaattggctttaatgtatatatttttaaacatataagtTTCAGTATGGTTATTATGTAATACAAAATGAAACACATTTGTATTTCACaacaaattaaaacatatttatgttatttatttacatcaatgaaatatattaaattctaatgcatttaataattaattaattcttttataattacttataaaagaatatagagaaaagatgaattttttaaattagtttaagtcattaaaaataataattttgaataaaataatatcaatgtaaataaataaataacttttgcgtgtatttgttttacaaaataaCAATACTGTGATATAGAACTTCTAATAGAAaacaatatagaatttataataccaaaaattataacatgttcaattttattatttagcatcatttatttagattaaataaaaataatatttactacaATTATCTAATtgtaaaaaacttattttaattaaaattaaaatattattctaatatattaaatataaaaaattgttttatatttatttgtaaatgaaatatttatattgtgaatattttcaaaattttttacaatattttgaattaataaattacattttcaaaatatcatatttaatattaaattatatcatgaaaatacacgtagaatattttttaatgtaataataaatatatgcattaataaatatattataatatattataataatacatctttatatataatttttttttaaatataataataaaaaatttaatttcatattttttttcttatatgaaatcacttatatattaaaattgcaatttagcaaattcttaaataaaattgattaaaaaaaataaaaaacatttatataatatataattttaaaaaacttactttatattttgaaataaaagaaataacttGATGTTAATAGATATGTagtaaactttttatattttaattttttttttatttaaagaatatttaatttataaaaaaaaataatttcatcacactatttataagatttataatttttttttgtttattattaaattaataatttattatataaattaataaaaaattaagttttattaattttcataaattaaattattaaagtaattaaaatatttatgaaaataatacatactttgcaattttgtaaaacttttgatttatttaatgaaaattttgattaaatacaaaaaagaaaaacttatatttttttttctctatataaaaaataattgttatgtatatgtataacttAAATAGTtccttaaagaaaataatgaaattatattacataatttttataagatattttataaaatatttgtaaaatattataaatatttgatgagatatgtaaaataaagaattttaatgtgcaataaaaaataaagttagttaaatatttaatattttatgattttatttattattaatattattaatattttttgaatgcaTTTTAcatgtacaattataattataaatgtatttttataagtagtattttataaaaaaattgctagataaaattttcattattgtattagatatatatatatatatatatatataatatttaaatattttataaacataattttttaaaataaaaagtgagaaaagttaataagatattatagaattgttattaagtatttacatacacatattttattaaaaaattgattaaataattctatttcattaattaatcaattttattttcaaataaaaaaataaactaataatatcataagttTTTTTGatgtaacatatttaaatttattaatttctatattcttttttttaataatatatgtttacatgactgatatatgttatattaattatactgtatataattaatgattcaagtaacacaatattttttttatttaaaataataattttaattatgaaatcttaaatattttttattataaacacttaaattttttattttctcttatttaaaaatatctaattaaagatttaattaaagatttctgTAATCAATTGTTatgttataaatcatatatttattttatattatttatatctaagaaatatttagactgtgaatgtaataaaagttatttaaggatctgtttgtatataaataaaataatgataaaaatagaattgtaatataaaataccatgaaaaaatcattaattcaatttattaatatatattaataaatttagctattacataattgatatattagatataattatattaatttatattagatatacatgattagatatattaatattaattataatatacttctTAAATGTTCATCAGCAATATCTTTTGGTATCATaccattattatcttttatagatTCAGCtccaatagaaattaaatattttacaacatCAAGATGTCCACATGATGCTGCATAATGCAATGGTGTTTGTCCATCTTCATCTTGTGAATTTATACTTgctccttttttaattaattgttctataattttcaaatgtcCTCGATCTGCAGCCCAATGAATGGGTAATAAACCTTCTGaatccattatatttataagatttggTTCTTTATCCAATAATTCTTGTACTTTTTCTACTTGTCCTTCTTTTATCCAATCCAAAAAAGTTTTATCCACatcatttatttcatcttcCATATTTATAAACCGACTAATAGCAACCCAATTACTAGATTCAGATTG
The window above is part of the Apis mellifera strain DH4 linkage group LG11, Amel_HAv3.1, whole genome shotgun sequence genome. Proteins encoded here:
- the LOC102656914 gene encoding acyl-CoA-binding domain-containing protein 6, with amino-acid sequence MSLEKTFNKATHYLQLLASELNSAELLKFYALYKQATIGPCNISKPNWYQMQARQKWEAWKGLNDMSCDDAMNNYIQELTKLNPNWEENVQSESSNWVAISRFINMEDEINDVDKTFLDWIKEGQVEKVQELLDKEPNLINIMDSEGLLPIHWAADRGHLKIIEQLIKKGASINSQDEDGQTPLHYAASCGHLDVVKYLISIGAESIKDNNGMIPKDIADEHLRSIL